From the Phoenix dactylifera cultivar Barhee BC4 chromosome 10, palm_55x_up_171113_PBpolish2nd_filt_p, whole genome shotgun sequence genome, one window contains:
- the LOC113461561 gene encoding furostanol glycoside 26-O-beta-glucosidase-like has translation MKDIGMDSYRFSISWSRILPKGKLKDGVNPEGIKYYNDLINELIKNGIKPFVTLFHWDVPQALEDAYQGFLSIEIVNDFKDFANICFEKFGDRVKYWITLNEPWSFSSLGYSLGEQAPGRSSLGSSEGDSMKEPYIVAHHLILSHATAARLYKNQFQAEQQGEVGITLVSMWFEPYSKLYQDKEAANRAIEFMLGWYMDPLVYGDYPFNMRALVGERLPFFTSEQSEMIKESYDFIGINYYTSRYAKSVSISQNYSPTISINDSYAEQFVMSIDSTCPIIILFFIAETKDDGVPIGQLDGTWIYVYPHGIKNLLLYTKRRYKDPKIYITENGTCEPDNSILTLKQARDDPHRINYLSVHLAQIREAIQEGVLVKGYFAWSLTDNFEWDKGYTQRFGLTYIDYDDDLQRYPKKSAEWFTRFLYS, from the exons ATGAAGGATATAGGCATGGATTCATACCGATTCTCCATTTCTTGGTCAAGGATATTGCCAA AGGGCAAATTAAAAGATGGAGTAAACCCAGAAGGAATCAAATACTACAATGATCTCATCAACGAGTTAATAAAAAATG GAATAAAGCCCTTTGTCACCCTATTTCATTGGGATGTACCACAAGCATTAGAGGATGCATATCAAGGCTTCTTGAGTATTGAGATTGT GAACGACTTCAAGGATTTTGCAAACATATGCTTTGAAAAATTTGGAGACCGAGTTAAATACTGGATCACTTTAAATGAGCCATGGAGTTTTAGTAGTTTGGGATATTCTCTTGGAGAGCAAGCACCTGGGAGAAGCTCTTTAGGATCTTCAGAGGGTGACTCCATGAAGGAACCATATATTGTTGCTCACCACCTTATTCTTTCTCATGCAACAGCTGCTAGGCTCTACAAAAACCAATTTCAA GCTGAACAACAAGGTGAAGTAGGAATTACCCTTGTAAGTATGTGGTTTGAGCCATATTCAAAATTGTATCAAGACAAAGAGGCTGCAAATAGAGCCATTGAGTTCATGCTTGGATG GTACATGGATCCATTAGTCTATGGAGATTATCCATTCAACATGAGAGCATTGGTCGGGGAGAGGCTTCCTTTCTTTACAAGCGAGCAGTCAGAGATGATTAAAGAATCCTATGATTTTATTGGAATTAACTATTATACTTCTAGATatgcaaaaagtgtttcaatctCACAGAACTATTCACCTACTATTAGCATTAATGACTCATATGCCGAGCAATTTGTTATGTCAATTGATT CCACTTGTCCAATAattatacttttttttattgcagAAACAAAAGATGATGGTGTTCCTATTGGACAATTG GATGGTACATGGATATATGTCTACCCTCATGGAataaaaaatcttttattataTACAAAGAGGAGATATAAAGACCCAAAAATATACATCACTGAAAATG GTACTTGTGAACCAGACAATTCAATTCTAACATTGAAACAAGCACGTGATGATCCACATAGAATCAATTACCTCTCCGTCCATCTTGCTCAAATTCGTGAAGCCATACA AGAGGGAGTCCTTGTGAAAGGATACTTTGCTTGGTCTCTTACGGACAATTTTGAATGGGACAAAGGCTACACCCAACGATTTGGGCTAACATATATCGATTATGATGATGACCTCCAGCGCTATCCAAAAAAGTCTGCCGAATGGTTCACTAGGTTTCTTTATTCCTAA